DNA sequence from the Pirellulales bacterium genome:
AGCTTCAAGTGGCTGCATCGCACGATCGTTTGTTCGGCCACCTATCGCCAATCATCGCACACCCGCGCCGAGCTGGCCGAGACCGATCCGCAGAACCGTCTGTTGGCCCGGCAAGCGAGGATTCGCCTCGATGCTGAAACGATTCGGGACTGTGCCCTGGCTGCCAGTGGCCTGTTATCGCCGAAGCTGGGCGGGCCCAGCGTGTTTCCTCATCAGCCCGACGGCGTGATGCAACTCACACAGGTGAGCCGCGCCTGGGAAGTCAGCCCCGGCGAAGACCGCTATCGCCGTACTTTGTACACGTATCTCTGGCGGTCTACGCCACACCCGCTGCTCAAGACGTTCGACGCGCCCGACACCACGACGGCCTGCACGCGGCGCCCGCGATCGAATACGCCATTGCAGGCGCTGATGTTGCTGAACGATGCAGGCATGTTCGAGGCCGCTGCGGCGCTGGCAAATCGCCTGCAGGCGGCCCCGTCCGGCAGCGACGAGGAGCGGATTCAACTGGCCTTCCGCTGGGCACTCGCTCGAAGGCCTGCGTCGGCCGAATCCGCGCGCGTCGTCCGCCTGCTCGAGCAGGAGCGTCGCGCGGCGGCGGTCGACTCGGCCCTGGCCGCCGTCGAGGTGCCCGCAGCGTGGACGGCTACCGACTCTCAGCCGGCGGCGCTCGGCCTGAGCGACGCGCAGCAGCAGGCGATCGAGCGCGCGGCGTGGACTGCCGTGGCCCGCGTGCTGTTGAATCTCGAAGAGTTCATCACGCGTGAGTAGCTCGATGCCATCGCCACCCCCGAACTCGCTCCAGCAGGCGTGCGCCCAACTCACGCGGCGCCAGTTTTTCTGCAACAGCACGTTTGCGCTGGGCTCGCTGGCTCTGGCGCAGCTCCTGGCCGAGGAACAGCCTGCCGTCGCAGCGGGGCCCGCGCACCCGCTGGCCCCGAAGACCCCGCATTTCCCGCCGCGGGCCCGTAGCGTCATTCATCTGTTCATGGCTGGCGGTCCCAGCCAGTTGGAGCTCTTTGACTTAAAGCCCAAGCTCCAAGAGTTGCACGGCCAGAAAGTGCCGGCCGAGTTCATTGCCGGCAAGCGCTTTGCTTTCCTCAAGCGGGAGCCGGAGCTGCTGGGCACGCGGCGCAAGTTCGCCCGGCACGGGCAAAGCGGGGCGGAAATCTCCGAGTGCCTGCCGCACCTGGCGGAAATTGCCGACCAGGTGGCGATCGTCAAGACGCTGTCGACCGACGTTTTCAACCACGCGCCGGCCAAGATCTTGATGAACACCGGCTCGCCCTTGTTCGGCCGGCCGAGCATGGGAGCATGGATCACCTATGGCCTGGGCAGCGAGGCGGACGACCTGCCCGGTTTCGTAGTGCTGCAATCGGGCCCGCGCGGTCCGCGCGGCGGCGTACAGAACTACGGCAGCGGTTTCTTGTCGAGCCTGTACCAAGGCGTGCCGTTGCGCCCCTCGGGCGACCCGATTCTCAACCTGACCAACCCGGCCGGCATCGACCGGTCGGCGCAGCGTCGCGTGGTCGAGACCTTGACCGACCTGAACGGTCTGCATCGGCAGACGACGGGCGACGACGAGATCGCCGCGCGCATCGCCACCTACGAGATGGCGTTTCGCATGCAGACGGCCGCGCCCGAGTTGATCGACTTCGGCCAGGAGTCGGCCGCCACGCTGGCGCTGTATGGCGCCGAGCCGGGCAAGCCGTCGTTCGCCAACAACTGCCTGCTGGCGCGGCGGCTGGTCGAGCGCGGTGTCCGCTTCGTCGTCCTCTATCACACCGATTGGGACCATCACGGGGGCAAGGGCGCCGATCTGGAAACTTCGCTCGACGAACGTTGCCTGGAAACCGATCGCGCGGCCGCGGCCCTGGTGACCGACCTGACGAGCCGCGGGTTGATCGACACCACACTCGTGTTGTGGGGCGGCGAGTTCGGCCGCACGCCGATGGGCGAGAATCGCGAAACGATCGGTCGCGATCATCACGTCGACGCCTTTAGCGCGTGGCTCGCCGGCGGGGGCGTCAAGACCGGCCAGACGATCGGGCGCACCGACGACCTGGGCTATTACCCGGTGGAAGACAAGCTGCACGTGCACGACTTGCAGGCCACGATCCTGCACTTGCTGGGGCTCGACCATCTAAGGCTGACTTATCGTTTCCAGGGGCGCGATTTCCGCCTGACCGACGTCGGCGGCCAGGTCATCGAGAAACTCATCGCCTGAACGAGCACGCCGCCGCAGGCGTGTCGGAGGATCAAACCATGGCCAGCCCGCGTCGCGAGTTTCTCCGCAACAGCGCCACGGCCAGCCTGCTCGTGGCCGCCGGACATTGGCCCGCCGTGGGGCGCCTGGCCTGGAGTGCATCGGGCGACGATCGCCCGGCAGACGGCCCGCCGCTGAGCCCGTTCTTGCAGGGCGACTTCGCGCCGGTGCACGAGGAGATCACGGTCGAACGGCTCGAGGTGATCGGCGAGTTGCCCCCGGATCTCGACGGGATGTTCGTCCGCAACGGACCCAATCCGCAGTTTCCTCCCAAAGGCAACTATCACTGGTTCGACGGCGACGGCATGTTGCACGGCGTCCGCATCCAGGCCGGCCAGGCCAGCTACCGCAACCGCTATGTGCGCACCGCCGGATGGCAAGCCGAACACGAGGCCGGCCGGGCGCTGTGGACCGGCATGAACGATCTGCCCGATCTGCAACGCATTGCCGCGGGCGAAGCACCGTTCAAAAACGCAGCCAACACGGCACTCGCGTGGCACGATGGCCGGCTGTTGGCGCTCTGGGAGGCCGGCCCACCGCACGAAATCGCAGTGCCACGGCTCGATACGGTCGGTCCCTACGACTACGGCGGCAAGCTGCGACACCCGTTCACCGCGCATCCCAAGGTCGATCCGGAGACCGGCGAAATGCTGTTCTTCGGCTACTCGGCGATGTCGCGCAACATTCGGCACAGCACCGTCGACGCCCAAGGGCAGCTCCAGCGGACGGTGAGCGTGCCGATGCGGCGCCCGATCATGATGCACGACTTTGCGATCACCGCCTCGCAGGCGATCTTCTGCGATTTGCCGGCCGTCTTCGACTTTGCCGCCGCCCAGCGCACCGGCTCCATGCTCCGTTTCGACAAGGACCTGGGGGCCCGATTTACCTGCGTGCCGCGGCGCGGCGATCCCACCCCGCGGTCGGTCGACACGGCGGGCTGCTTCATGTTCCACACGCTGAACGCCTACGACGACGGCGACGAGGTGGTGCTGCTGGGCTGCCGCATGGACGACTATCCCGCGGCCGTGGCGATCGGACCGCAGGCGGCCAAGGAAGCCCGCGGTCTGGCCGATGGCCCAAAGGCCGTGATGTATCGCTGGCGGATGAACTTTGCCACGGGTCAAGTCAAGGAAGAGCAGCTCGACGACCAGAGTTGCGAGTTTCCGCGCATCAACGAGCATTTCCTGGGGCGCAGCGCGCGCTATGGCTATGCCATGGCGTTCGATATGAATGCCCTGTTGAAGTTCGACTTTGCCTCGGGCGCTGTCGAGCGTCACGAACTGGGCCCCGGGCGCTTTGGCGGCGAGGGCGTCTTCATCCCCCGGCCCGGCGGAAAGGACGAAGACGATGGTTTCGTGGCGACTTATGTGGTCGATTCAGCCGAGCAGCACAGCGAACTCGTGCTGCTCGATGCCCGCAACTTCACCCGATCGCCACGGGCGCGACTGGTGATTCCAGCGCGGATTCCGTTTGGATTCCACGGCATCTGGCTCGACGGCGGCATGTTCAGCGGCTAGCGCGCGGGCGTTTGGGCCGCTGCTGCGCGATCGCGGTTTCCGGCCGAAAAATCGATCGACCGGTGGCGCAACTATTTCGCACGCGTGCTGTTGCCGCCGGCGTCTGGTTGCTGGTTTGCCAGTTCGACCTTGAGCCGTTCGTAGTGCACGCGCGCGACTTCCCACATGAATTGGGCCGGCGCCTTGATGTTATCGACATATGCGGCGAGGAAATTGCGCGCGAGCTCCTTGCGCCCGTTCAAGTCGTGGAACAGCGCCACATAGAGGTGGGCGTACAGCAGTCGCTCGTTCAACTCAGGGACCGGCGGGGCGTCGGCCTGAACCGCCATGAGAATCGCCTGCTGCTGCACGTCGCCCTTGTAGAAGGCATAGATCTCCTTCATCGGAATCCGGTGATCCTTGCCCAGGGGCAACATTCGCTTGCGCGCCTCTTCAATGCCGAACACTTTCGCCGTACAAAGAAAATGCCACAGCGCGTTTTCGACGTCGTTGGGCGAGGCCTTGCCCGTCTCTTCGAACTGCAGCATCGCCTCCGGGAAGTTGCCGAGATAGTACAACGTGATCCCGCGCTGCCAGGCGTCTTTGCTCTGCGATTCGTCGATGGCGATGATCCGATCGAAATCTTGCTGGGCTTCTTCGAACATCGAGAGGTAGAAGTACATTTCGCCGCGCTTCCGGTACAGCTCGACAGCCCGCGGCCGGATCTTGAGCAACTGTGAGTATTCCGAAGCCGCCTGGCGAAACGCCTGCTTCTGCTCGAGCACCGCGGCCCGGAGCAGATGCGCATCGGGCAGGTTGGTATTGGCCACCAGTTCGAGCGAGATCGTCTCGGCCTCGGCAATCTTGCCTTCGCGCAGCGCCTTGAAGCCTTGCTGCAACTTGGCCGTCAATGCAGCGTCCTGCGCCGGGGCCCAGGCGCCCGACGCCGCCACGAGCCCGACCACCGCTGTGAATACGCCGCGCAGCACCACGCGTTTCATGTCGTCCTCGCCAGGGAATTCGCTTGAAGCCGAGAAGTCCGCGTATTGTAATCCTCCTGCGGCGCGTTGCACGCCCGCCGGGCCCGAGAGCCGCTGCCCCGTTTCAACACTATGAGGAATGTCATGACTTCGTCGGCGTCCGGACTGCTAGCGCTGGTCTCGTTGTTGCTCGTCGTCGTGCTGGGCGCCTCCGGCACGGTGCTGGCCGCGCCGCTCCGAGCGGGCATTATCGGCTGCGACACGTCGCACGTGGTCGCGTTCGCCTCGTTACTGAACCGCCCCGACGCCACGGGAGATTTGGCGGACCTGAAGATCGTGGCGGCCTTTCCCGGCGGGAGCCCCGATATTCCCGAAAGCAGCGGGCGCGTGGCCGGTTTTGTCGAAAAATTGCGCGAGCTGAATGTGGAAATCGTCGATTCGATTCCCGCGATGCTCGAGCGAGTCGACTGCGTCCTGTTGGAAAGCGTCGACGGACGGCCGCATCTCGAACAGCTCAAGCCTGTTCTGGCGGCACGCAAGCCGGTCTTCATCGACAAACCGGTGGCCGGCACCTTGGCCGACGCCGTGACGATCTATCGACTGGCCAAGGAGGCCGGCGTACCCTGTTTCTCCAGTTCCTCGCTGCGATTCAGCCCGGGAATTCTGGGCATGCGCAACGATCCACGCGTCGGCAAGGTCCTGGGCTGCGAGGCCTACGGCCCCTGCGCCCTCGAATCGCACCATCCCGACCTGTTCTGGTATGGAATTCACGCCACTGAGGTGCTGTTCACGATCATGGGCACCGGCTGCCAATCGGTGACCCGTATCCATACCCCCGACGTCGACGTGGTCACGGGACTGTGGCAGGACGGCCGGGTGGGGATCTTTCGGGGCATCCGCGGCGGCAAGGCCGACTACGGCGCCCTGGTCTTCGGCAGCGACGGCATCGTCCCCAGCGGCGGCTACGCCGGCTATGAACCGCTCGTGGTCGAAATCGTGAAGTTCTTCAAGACGGGGCAAGCCCCGGTCAGTGCCGAGGAGACGATCGAGATCTTCGCCTTCATGGAGGCCGCCGACGAAAGCAAGCGACAAGGCGGCGCCCCGGTCACCCTCGAAAGCGTCTTGCAGAAGGCCGGCTACCAAGCACCCTGATCGGCCGGCGATAGCAAGGCCGCAGCGTCCTAAAATGAGAATCCGGTCTCAGAAGGGGACGGCTACCGGGCCTGCGCAGCAATCAGTCCGGCCGACCCGGAGACGATTCCCACGGAACCAAAAAACCGCAATCCATTATCCAATAAAGACTTAAACAAATCCAAGCAGCCTCGAGGGAATTGTTCAAGCGGTTCTGGCATCCCCCTTGCGATTAGGTCTTCTCGTTCGACCCACGGCCGTCCGGAGGTAACCGGCGGCACAGTCACAAGGAGGCCCACGCCATGCTCGTTCTTAGCCGCAAAGTCAATGAGGCAATCCACATCGGCCAAGGGATCACGGTGACCGTGACCCGCATCTCGGGCAACCGAGTCACGCTGGGAATCACGGCCCCTGCGAACATGAAGATCATCCGCAGCGAACTGAAGCCCTTTCCCGAAACTCCCTGCAACGCCCCGGTCGTGACGACCGAGTTGCCGGCGACGCTCGTCGGTTCGATGCCGCCACGGTAACGCGAGGCTGTTCGCCTGCAGCACCAGGGATCGAGCAGGCGGTCCCCGCGCCGACGTGCTGACAGAGTCCGGGGGCAGAAGACCACGGGACTCAGGCGCGCAAGTGGAGGGTTAGTGACGTGACGGTGATGTGACCGCCGAAACACAACGCCACGTCGTGCCCGTCCGTTCGCTGCCGTTCTTGATAGCGAGCACGAAAATGAAAAACGTCGTCTTGAACCTCGAAGCGTACGGGCAACGGGTTGGGATCCAAAGGACAGTGGACGATGGGCGGAACCCAGTCGATACCGAACCGCTCGATACAAGCCTCGACCTCGGGGCCGTCGGGCAAGTTCACGTTCCAATAGGTGGCCGCCGGCAACGGCTCGGCGAGCAGCCGGGCAAGGACTGTACGGCTCCAGCGGGCAGCGCGATCCCAGTCGACCGGGTGTCGGCTGGCGAGGTACTGCGAGATGGCAACGCCCGGGGTGCCAAGCAGCACGGCTTCGCGGACCGCGGCCACCGTGCCCGATCGATAGACGTCTGCGCCCAGATTGCCGCCTTCATTGATGCCGGACAATACCCAATCGGTCTGCGGTGCGAGGTGGCCCAAGCCGATGCGGGCACAGTCGACTGGAGTGCCATCGAGCGCAAATTGTCGATCGGCGCGGCGCAACAGCGCCAGCGGACGATGGGTCGTCGCTTGATGGCTGCAGCCCGAGAGCGGCTCGCTCGGCGCTAAGACGACAGGCTCGCCG
Encoded proteins:
- the surE gene encoding 5'/3'-nucleotidase SurE; the encoded protein is MTSSVDCPTLKGLVSPDHYAVSLARMQLLLTNDDGIDAPGIQALRRAVEMLGEPVVLAPSEPLSGCSHQATTHRPLALLRRADRQFALDGTPVDCARIGLGHLAPQTDWVLSGINEGGNLGADVYRSGTVAAVREAVLLGTPGVAISQYLASRHPVDWDRAARWSRTVLARLLAEPLPAATYWNVNLPDGPEVEACIERFGIDWVPPIVHCPLDPNPLPVRFEVQDDVFHFRARYQERQRTDGHDVALCFGGHITVTSLTLHLRA
- a CDS encoding DUF1501 domain-containing protein — protein: MPSPPPNSLQQACAQLTRRQFFCNSTFALGSLALAQLLAEEQPAVAAGPAHPLAPKTPHFPPRARSVIHLFMAGGPSQLELFDLKPKLQELHGQKVPAEFIAGKRFAFLKREPELLGTRRKFARHGQSGAEISECLPHLAEIADQVAIVKTLSTDVFNHAPAKILMNTGSPLFGRPSMGAWITYGLGSEADDLPGFVVLQSGPRGPRGGVQNYGSGFLSSLYQGVPLRPSGDPILNLTNPAGIDRSAQRRVVETLTDLNGLHRQTTGDDEIAARIATYEMAFRMQTAAPELIDFGQESAATLALYGAEPGKPSFANNCLLARRLVERGVRFVVLYHTDWDHHGGKGADLETSLDERCLETDRAAAALVTDLTSRGLIDTTLVLWGGEFGRTPMGENRETIGRDHHVDAFSAWLAGGGVKTGQTIGRTDDLGYYPVEDKLHVHDLQATILHLLGLDHLRLTYRFQGRDFRLTDVGGQVIEKLIA
- a CDS encoding carbon storage regulator, which produces MLVLSRKVNEAIHIGQGITVTVTRISGNRVTLGITAPANMKIIRSELKPFPETPCNAPVVTTELPATLVGSMPPR
- a CDS encoding Gfo/Idh/MocA family oxidoreductase, with the translated sequence MTSSASGLLALVSLLLVVVLGASGTVLAAPLRAGIIGCDTSHVVAFASLLNRPDATGDLADLKIVAAFPGGSPDIPESSGRVAGFVEKLRELNVEIVDSIPAMLERVDCVLLESVDGRPHLEQLKPVLAARKPVFIDKPVAGTLADAVTIYRLAKEAGVPCFSSSSLRFSPGILGMRNDPRVGKVLGCEAYGPCALESHHPDLFWYGIHATEVLFTIMGTGCQSVTRIHTPDVDVVTGLWQDGRVGIFRGIRGGKADYGALVFGSDGIVPSGGYAGYEPLVVEIVKFFKTGQAPVSAEETIEIFAFMEAADESKRQGGAPVTLESVLQKAGYQAP
- a CDS encoding carotenoid oxygenase family protein, producing the protein MASPRREFLRNSATASLLVAAGHWPAVGRLAWSASGDDRPADGPPLSPFLQGDFAPVHEEITVERLEVIGELPPDLDGMFVRNGPNPQFPPKGNYHWFDGDGMLHGVRIQAGQASYRNRYVRTAGWQAEHEAGRALWTGMNDLPDLQRIAAGEAPFKNAANTALAWHDGRLLALWEAGPPHEIAVPRLDTVGPYDYGGKLRHPFTAHPKVDPETGEMLFFGYSAMSRNIRHSTVDAQGQLQRTVSVPMRRPIMMHDFAITASQAIFCDLPAVFDFAAAQRTGSMLRFDKDLGARFTCVPRRGDPTPRSVDTAGCFMFHTLNAYDDGDEVVLLGCRMDDYPAAVAIGPQAAKEARGLADGPKAVMYRWRMNFATGQVKEEQLDDQSCEFPRINEHFLGRSARYGYAMAFDMNALLKFDFASGAVERHELGPGRFGGEGVFIPRPGGKDEDDGFVATYVVDSAEQHSELVLLDARNFTRSPRARLVIPARIPFGFHGIWLDGGMFSG